One Candidatus Poribacteria bacterium genomic window, AGCAGCCCCTTGTTGTTGAGGAGTAGGTTCTGATATTGCGGGTACTTCCGAAGTCTCTTGTTTTTGAAGGGTGGGTTCTGCGGAGTCCAAAACGGTGCATGCTTCACCTCTCGCAGCAGGATCAGCATCTTCTTGGCGCGCTTGTCGGCGTGCTTTGAGCCAATCCCGCACCTTTTGAGTGATGGTGCGTGTCTCACCGCTCGCAGCAGGATCAGCAGCGGCTTCTCGGCGTGCGCGTCGTTTTTCAGCAGGGCGTTGACGACGGAGCACTTCTCTGTCTGCCGGTGCTTCTTGTTCTTGCGGTGTTTCTTCCGTTTCGGCTCGTTCAAGGGATGTAGGTGTTTGTTTTACTGCTGACGCTCCGGATGCCTCCTTAATAGGAGCCCATGGCAGTACCACTCGGGTCGCGTCACCTTGCGAACAGCGCGGTCCCACAAGCGGTTCTAATTCCTTGCAGAGATAAGACCATATCCCTTGTAAATAATCTAAAGAAGCCGGTTTAACTTCTGCCCACGTGACGTATAAAGGGTGATCAGCGTACTTTTCAAATTCAGGACCCTTACGCATCATCCCTAAATGATCGTTGCGGCCTTTTATACCAACCCTGACGGTTTGCGGCACGTGAGACTCATCAAAATACCATAAGATGTAAATACCATCGCACCGCATACTCGGTAGAGTTCGAGGCAACTCATCCAGTAAATACCAATTGCCATCAGAGTTTCGTATCCAATTGACCTTCACTACATCTTGACTCAAAATGGAATATCCTCCGAAAAATTCTCAGCAGATGAAGCAGTGTCCCACCCTAAAGTATCATGCACGCGAAGAACCCAGTACAACTTCTCAAGGTTTTCACGCAACCAGCGAAACTCAGCGTTCCAGTTTTCCGACTGACTTAAATCTATGTGAAATTTTTCCATACTCATTCTATGGGTTCCTCCTATTGTTTTAAATTCAATACCTGTAAGAGAAAAAGCATTTTCAATTTCAGTTTTATGTGCCTTCATCTCTTTATAGTGTGATTCGACATACCCTGAAACCGATCTTACCACGAGTCCTGCAGCAATGATGCCATCAGAAAGGTTTTTCTGAAAATTAAGCCCTGCTGAGAGAAAGATATCGTGCCCGCTATCCGTTTTGTATCCGCAGTTATAACCAATATATTGCCCTCCATACTTCTCCTTACTAAAATCGTCAAGTTGAAGTATACAACTCTCATGCTTAACGTATTCAATGAAGGCGTTCCTAATTGTCGGGAAATCCAATATTTCATTAGGTGTGGGTTCTGACTTTTTTTTAAAGAAATCAAACTTCAAATTTTACCTCCGAATTCACTTGCATAACTCCGACAATTTCTCGGCAATCTTCGCGTCAATCTGCTTCCATTTCCATGGAATCACTTCACAGGCTCCACGAACTTCGCCGTATGTTCGTCCCTGTGGGCGAACTTGAAACATCGGCTTCTTTAGCTGATGAGCCTCTCCCAGCTCTTTTTCAACACCTGGGGCGTTATGTGTATCCTGTCCCAACATTACAATAACGATATCTGACTTTTTAATCTGCACCCGTGCCTTATTCAACCACTGCGCATCCGGATAATACGGCTCATTCAGGGATTCATCAATAATCTCATATTTTGAGTGGCACTTTGCCTGTGAGTAGAAGTTGTGATGCTTTTTATCATCTTTACCAAACTCAAAACTCAAAAATACACGAACCCTTTCCTTCATATCAGACCTCATCAAAACTTTCGGTTCTCGGATTCAAACAAATCTGTAATCCATACTTTCAATTGCGACATCCTTTTCCCTCTATTCATCTCTACTGGAATCACATTTTCAAAATGCTTTTCCAAATCAAACCCCTCAAGCACCGCCTGATAATCCTTCCATAAACCGTTGAAAAGTTGGTCGTAGTCCTTCCCCTCCAAAAACATCTTAAGTTTTTCCTGCACACTCGGTCCCAACTCTCTGGCACGTTTCTCGTCTATCTTTTGATCGTAGTCCGTAATCCGTTCCCCCGATGTGAGTAACCCATACTTCGCTGAAACG contains:
- a CDS encoding TIR domain-containing protein — its product is MKERVRVFLSFEFGKDDKKHHNFYSQAKCHSKYEIIDESLNEPYYPDAQWLNKARVQIKKSDIVIVMLGQDTHNAPGVEKELGEAHQLKKPMFQVRPQGRTYGEVRGACEVIPWKWKQIDAKIAEKLSELCK